Genomic DNA from Urocitellus parryii isolate mUroPar1 chromosome 5, mUroPar1.hap1, whole genome shotgun sequence:
TTTGCTACCTGTATTTCTTCCCCGGTGAGACAtctattcagatcttttgcccattctGAAATCAGGCTGTTGTTTTACTCATGGTTGAGTGCCATGTTTCCTTTGCATGTTTTGGTTAACAGTCCTCTACCAGGTATGTCTTTTGGACACATTTACTCCCAGTCTGTGGCTTCTGTTGGCCTcagaattcatctattttatgTATGAAATCCAGAATATCCTCTTGATTGTCTTTTATAGACTTACAAATTCTGATAGAATTATTTATTCAAACATTtgtcaatctttttattttcttttacttatcacttatagttatttttaactcttaaaatttttacttgatttttaattgatataCAGTTATTTCAAGGCCCTTGTTTGCTAACTCTACATCGGGCTCATCTGTGGGTCAACTTTTTGCCCCTCTCAATTAAATTCAACTATATTCTCCTGTCTATTAATTTTTTGTTGCATACTGAGCATTAAGCATAGAAGACCTATGGCACCTTTAGATGACATctgctgctgagggccattgccaagtaggaatgatgcatcaaaatttccttgccagcgtaccccatgttaaatggacttgccttggaaatccgctgtgaccttgcatgtgtgtttgagaaaggcgaccctgctcaaggaccagggtggatccaggtgtAAGATGTATcttgcaggtttgaggaagtatccctctccttgggtttaaggcgttcccggtttaagacaagtttagggcattcctgctgcctgagttccctttgagttctcgtggaattcagaaagtatttgggacatgaattgtgcgggcagattttagatttcccctgaacgtgtgtagaggccagtgtgagttcgggaataaagaattgctgtttgaatctacaaagctctgagtggctcgtgattctgtgcccagctaAGACTGCGGCAATCTGCCATCAGTAAGGTTCCTTCTTCCGATTGTTGCCAGATAAGGTGATGTAAAGGACCTCTGATCAACCTGGACTGAGCTGGGGGTTACTTATTAAGAGTTGTTATAGTTGGGAGGTGGAAGTCCCATCTGCCATGTACTGGGATCAGCTCACCCCCTGCTCCCCACCATCTCAGTCTTCTTGGCCTCAGCAGTCAGTTACATCATTAAAACCAGGATCCAGCCTCCATGAGCTCTCTGCACCAAGGATCAAACCACTGAAGAGTCACTGAAACAGCAAACCCCTGAGTCCCTCAGCTTGTTACTCAAGTGAACAGTGTTTTCCTCCACTCCCACCAGTGTGTTCtaacagcttcagcaactcatcCCCCAGGACAAAGATCAGTGGACTGCATTCCCTCCTGGTTAAAGTGCATACTGCCAGGAGAAGAAAACGGTTTTGGAAATGCACCTAATGCcaataaatattcttaaactGTAGCCCACCACTACCACCGAACAAACCCAGCTCCCTTCTTTGTTGAGAGATCAAGCTTGACTCTGTCTTGGTCAATGCTGTATGTCCCTTCCACTCCAGCAGGTAGTCCCCAATCAAGACTCTTGCTCCCATCCCCATCCTGTCTGTATTTGATTGTGATAGCGTGAGAACTCAACAAACCCCAAACACTCCCACTGGGGCATGGGCTTTTGGTGTGTCCATGTCAAGCCCATTTTCAGGCTCTTGTCAGTTTGTGACTCAACACTTAGGTTATGTTTGTGCAGGTGGCATCAGGGTCCTGGTGCGTGATAGGATGGTAGCTGGACCTTCATCTGGGGAGGACCTTGGCAAAGACTGCAAGATCAGCAGGGGGCTGGTGTAAGGGGCACAGCATTTCCTTCTGATGGAAGCCTCTTGGCCAGCGGGGGAGCAGGGTTTGTGAATGCCTATGCAATTCAGGGCTCTCTAAGCCCAAGATGCAAAACTATCCATTCAAAATTGCTTGTGTAGAAAAATATggagaatgtgaaaaaaatgacaaattgaaAAACATCACAACACTTCGAATACAAAACCATTCCACCATGATCAGAGCTCCTCCTGACCACAGGAGGTCCCAAGCAAGCAAGGGACTCTGTGCTTAAGCTGGATCAGCTTCCTGGGAACCCACCACTGCCCTCTATGACCCCTAAAGGGACTCAACAGTCTCTGGTCCTTCCTCTCAACTGAGGAAGGCTTGGACCAGGCCCAACATCAAATCTGGGAGAGGACCGGCCAGGGAAGGTTCCAGCAGTCCTGGGCAGGTTCAGCCCAGTGGTCTGGCACAAGCCGTCAGGGGCAAAGGCTTGGACCCAAACACCAACATGGATCTTCCCCGGGGACTGGGGAGGGGTTCCTGTGAGCAACAGGTGTTCACCGAGGACCCACCATGCGCCAGCACGTGCCAGGGCAAGGGTGAGTCACCGTGAGCCACGCACACACAGCCATGGTGGGCGGTGGTCCCAAGGTGGCTCCTGGGTGGGAGGCAGTTAAGAGCCCTCAGGGCGGGTCGGGTTCCTTCTCTCCCCGCTGGCCAGGCGCCCTCACAAGCTGGGGCGGCAGCCCGCCCTGAGCAAGGCATACAGCAGCCCACAGGCCACTGTCCCGGAACACCAGGTCACCTCCTGCTGGTCACGTTTGGTGACAAGGCAGGACTCCCACACCTCAGAGGGCAGCAAGACCAGGGGCTGTCCCAGGCAGTCCTCAGGACACACCCAGAGCCGACTTCCGCTTGTCAGGGGTCCTCCAGCAGGTGGGGCACATCAGAGGTTCCTCTTCTCTGGGGACAAGGCGACAAGCATCCCCTCCCCTGTGTTCCCTTCCTGGGAGGCACCTGGAGGCCCGAGGCACCTCTCACTGGCCCAGAGAGCCCGGTCCTCGCGGTCTGGCGGCGCCACCTGGTGGCATGGTCGGGGAAGCGCAGGTCCGCCGCCGTCCAAGCCGCCCCTGCTGCTGTGGAGCCCAGGGGAAGAGGGTGGTGCCCCAGAGGATCCTGAGCACCTCACACCCCTGGGACTCTGCGGGGCGGCGCCCAGCTGAACACCGATGCTGACTGCTCTTCTCCCCAGAGCCCGCTGGCACTGCCCCTGGGGTGCCCCCATGGGGCCTCCCGGAGGGGCTCCCTTCATCACCCTCTACCCATCCCTTTGGCTGTCACTTTGAACTCATCACTTAGCCCCtgaacttccttttcttcttttttaaaaaaaggtggcGCTAGCAATACCTCTTGCCAGGCTGGCAGACAACTGGCCCGACATTTCACCACCCCTACTGCACTGCATGCCACCAAAGCTTTGATCCAGGCCTAGGGAGGGCAGAAATGAGCTGCAGGGGGGAAGAGGGCATTTCCCCAGAGTAGGAACACAGCAGGTGACCACTAAACGGCCCTCCTCCAGAGACCAGGAGTGGCTGGCACCTTCTGGACCTCCTAATTCAGGAGGCTGTTCTGGTAGAGCTGGGTCCTGCAGGACAGCTGAGAGGATCCCCAAGTGAGGCCCTAATCCCCTCCTCCGGACCCTGCAAGAAGCAGCCTCCTCCACACCAGGAGAGGCCCTGAGTTTGCAAATGAGCAGGAATGGCACCCTGGGGGACTGAGGGATTCCAGTCCTGGGAGGCCTCACTGCCCAGAGGCCCTGCCCTATAGCACCCCTTCCCACACTGGACTCCCACCTCTTACCTTTCCTCAGCTGCTGTCCCCATCACTGTTCCCACAGGGAGATGGTGGGTGGTTATTGCAATGGTTTCAAACCTGATTGAAGCATCAGAGTCACCTGAAGGGCGTGTTGAGCTCCAGCCTTGGGCTTCAGCAGGTCTCAGGTGGAAACTGAGAATCTGCTTCTCACAGTTCCCAGGTGCACTGGTGCTGCTGGTCCACTGACCACTGACTTAGAGTCAGACTGGGCCTGGGAGTGAATGCTGGCTGCTtggcctcactttcctcatctgtagaatggagaCCATTGGACCTAACCCAGTGCTGCCAAGAACATGGGCTGGATGCTGCCAAAGGGTTGAGAGCAGGATGAGGCACAGGGCAGGTGTGCAGAAAATGGAGGCTGCTGTCTTGGCATTTGTGTGACCCTAATGACCATGCAGAATCCCATCCCCAGCTGACCCAGcaaagtgggggtgggaggaataaaaggagagagaacaaTGAAGAGAGAAACGTGGTCGTTTTATTTGGACAGCTCAGAGTTTGGAGAGGACACAAAAGGCAAGCACCCCATTCTAGTCCTGTAACAGGGATGCAGTGGGAGGATGGGGGGACAAGAGTGACCACTCCAGGAATCCAGGTCACTAGCTGGAGGGATCACAGGTGGAGGGAGCCTTGAGGCAAGTCTTCCTCCACCCCAGTGGGGAGACGGACATTTCAGGCTGAGAAAGTAGCTACTGCCCTGCTGCTTAGTGCTGGCCACACATTGGGACCACCTGGGGACCTTTGAAAATCCCAAGTCTAGATACACCCCAGACTACTGGCATCTGAGTCTTGGGAGTTGCTATGGACTGAGTGCTTGTGTGCCCCAGGTGTCCTAGGTGGAAACTAAGTGCCAGGGAGGTGGGGCTTCTGGGAGGCAATGGGTGGACAGAGGTCAGCAGGGTGGAGCCTTCAGGATGGGACTAGTGCACTCAGGAGAACAGGAGGTGAGCTTTGCCATCAGGACACCTTCTTTGGTGATACATGTGTTCGGATGCTGTGTCTGTATCCTGATGGACTATggttatttgttttcatattgttGAGACTTTGTCAATTCTGGGAGCTCATTTTTAATTGCATCTGTTTTGCAAATGTTAACCAAGCAAGAGGAAGGAAAGTGACCTGAGATCCCCCTGTGTGTGCATATACTAGGAAGAGGACCTCACAAGACCTGGCCCTGCTGGCTCTGTCCTCACACatccagtctccagaaccagaAGTAAACTGTGGCAATGCACCCtgaggtcacagcacctggttACAGCAGCTGGGCTAAGATGAGGAAGGGGTCAGGCACCTGAGGCACTTGATCCCCAGGTGTCAGTGTGAGTCCAGGGCTCCATGGAGGAAGGAATTCACCTTCCTGCACAGGAACAGCCCAAGAGGCAGGCATAGGAGGCAGGGCCAGGAATGAGCAGGATGTCACCCTGGGCCACTTCCTCAGAGCCAGGGAAGAAGTCTGACTAGCAAATGAAACAAGCAAATGGGCAGGACTTTGATTTGCATAGCGTGCAGCCTCAGGTCCATGTTTGCATAGGAACAGGACTTGCCATGCCTCAGGAACTGGCTGAGGGCTCCCCCAGCCTATCAGGAAGTGACTTCCAGGGTTCTGAGGATGCCCCTGGCTCGTCTTTGGATGCCCTGAGCCTGGACAATGGGCAGCAGCCCATGGGTCCAATAGCCCCTGGGTCCCACCAAGTGCTCTCCCTTGGGTGGCCAGTCTTGATGGCCTCAGGGATCCGGGGCTTTGCTGCATCTCAGCTGGGCTAATGTGCTTGGAGGATGCCGAGAAACCTCAAAAGCCCAGCACCTGGGACTGCTCCCCAAATCCCACTGGGGGTGCTCTGAGCCTTTGATGGATTTTTGTTCAGTTCCATGACCTGAGCTAGTCCCTCAGGGGCTGGAGGGACAGAACGTCTGATGGTTgtggggaagaaggggaagatCAGAATGGAAGAGCCCTCTGAGAGCTGGTGCTCAACACTGGGCAGAACCTGAGACTGAGCAGAGACCGGGAAGACGGTGCCTTCCTTTGCTTTCCAAGGATTCTCCCAGggtctcccctgggccctgcccagCAGCTGCCTCCACCATTCCCCAGGGGCTCACTGACTGTGCTCACAGGACCCAGGAGGAGTCTGAAGACTCTCAGCTGAAGATGAAGTCAGGAGATGTTTCTAGTAACCAAGGAGGGAAACATCAACGTCAGGAGCCCGCAGGTGCCACCACCAGCAGTCCTGCTGCCCAGATGTCCCCAGGACTCACTCTGACATAAAGATTATTTTGCGAGTCATTTCTTAGGGAGGAGATCTCCGGAAGTCCCAGTAGAGGAAGAAGCCAAACCAGGAGACGAAGGAGGCCAGGGGACAGTGTGTCAAGGAGCACCTGAGGCTCATGTCCCCTGAGAGAAGGGGACAGCATACAGCACCCAGAGTGACCTCAGGCTGGGGCAGTGGAGCAGGGCACTGCATAGCCACCAGCTCCCTTTGGTCATTAGTGATGCTCATGGAAGCATTTGGTCCTTGTCACTTGCAGGTGGCCTGACATGTACCCACACTTTAGGGACCAGAGATGGAGCACAATGGGAGGCAAAGGGAGCTCTCCCAACAGGATGTAAGGACAGGGCACGTATAGCATCCAGGCACAGGGCAGTGAATTCATGTGTCCCTCCCCCGACAGGAACTGGGCCAGTGTGTCCACCCACCCACGAGGGCACCAGGCTACACATACGGCCCACTCGGGGGACACCATCACATGCAATTAGAGAAGTGGTCCACATAGAATCCAGCAATCAGGACATATCCCAGCCCCCGTGCACACAAGTGACCTTGTCACCAAGTGGCATCAGGGGCGGGACAGGACTGCTCCTACATGCACTCATGCAGTGATTGGAGAGAAGGGGTTGCTCAGGACCCCTGTGCCCTCCCAGTGACGGTCAGGAGCAGCTCAGGAAGGTCTACATGGCTGAAAGTACAATTCTAATGCAAAGGTAGATAATCTTGGGTCACAGGGAACCAGTGAGAGCACTGGATACTTCCTGGGCATGTGGCGGAGTTTTCTAAAAATGTGCACAAGAGATTACCTGCACTTGGGGTGAGGAAATGAAGGGCTTGTAGTGGATTTTGAAGGCCAAATTCAGCCTTCATGCAAGGCTTGTCCCCAAGCCCCAAGGTCTCGATGACAGGCTTTAGTGTCACTGCTCAAACCACACTACCCCAAAACGAGGAGAGAAGCCAGCTCTCCCGTGTGTCTCTGAGGAGTGGACAGAGCCCTCACTTCCTAGGCAGGTGGCAGCACCTCCCTGTGGCCAGGCACAGCAGGCCGTCCCTGTACACGTGCAGGAGCCTGTTTTGCATCAGCTTGAAGGCGATGCACAGGATCTCCATCCCGATGATGATGTAGAGggagaagaacaggaagaaggTCGGGTGGTCCAACTTGGTGTCCCCGAAGCCGATGGTGGTCAGTGTGATGAAGCAGAAGTAGAAGGCGCTCTCGAAGTtcaggttggtctcccacatggGGAGGATGGCGGCAGCACAGGAGATGTAGGCCAGGACCACCAGGGCGATGACAGGGAGGGGGACGTCCAGCCTCTCCACCTGGCACCCCACCTCGTCCAGGTTGCTGAGGATGGAGGCGGACAGCCTCCCCAGCGCCAGCTCTGGACACGAGTTGCTCCTCTCCATGGTCCGCGGGGCCAGGGCCAGCAGGTTCTCTTTCTCTTGTGGGAAGAACAGACTCTTCAACAGCTCTGCATGGCTGCCTGGGTCTGAGGGGCACTTGCTGGACTTGGGGCCGCGGGGATCTTCAGCGCTGATGACGATCCGAGGGACAGAGGCCACCCCTGGCTTGGCGATGGGCTTCCTCCTGCAGCACAGTCCAGAGCACCACTCAGAGGGGGCGCGAGGGAAGAAAGGGAGTTTTCGGAACTGACTGTAGGACTTGGACAGGACTGTCGCCAGGATGTCCCCTATGTCCGTGAGAACCAGGAACATCAGGGGGATCCCAAAGAGGGCATAGAGCATGCACAGGTACTTGCCAGGCTTGGTGACAGGGTAGATGTGGCCATAACCTGAAAAAGGTGATGGAGCCTGGGGTTCATTTCTGTTCCCAGCACTCCCCACAATCTTTCAAGACACCCCCTCTGTTTCCTCTCCTTGGCCTGATGTTTACAATGTGTCCAATTCGTCCATACCCACAGGAGAGCCCAGCAGTTGGGTATGGGCTTAGCGTGCACagggcctgggttcaagtcccagcaccaaacaggaaggaatgaaggaaattaAGATATGCTGCTCAAAGCCTTCACCACCTGCTGGGTATTGTGCCTGCCTTGGAGGAGGGACAGAGGGTGGGCGATCTCCTCCTAAGGATGAGGAAGCACTCATCCAGATACCTGCCTCCAAATAGCCTTGTCCAGGGACAACCCCCCTTCATGCCCTGTGGCTGTCTCTGAGGGTCTCTATAGGGGTGGTCTGCTCACCTGGAAGGTTAGGAAGAGCTCAGGAGAGGAACAGACGCTTTGCCACCCAACCCaccacctctcctccctccagaGACTCTGATTCTAAGAAGCCACCCTTGTCCCCTGACGGTCTGGCCCACCCTCTGTGTCTGCACATGGCACTCGCTAAACGCCATTGGTGTGCACAGCGGTGTGCGCGGTGCTGGGCCAAGAGCAGGATGGAGGACAAAACCAACACAGCTGTTGCCCACAGAGCCTCTCAGAGGAGCAGGAAGTAACCCAGTGACAGGGAAGCTCTGAGCCCCCAGGGTGCAGAAGCCACACCTGGCTCAGGTCCCAGCCCTGACCTTGCTTCGCCATTACCTGACTGCTGGCTTTCCAGGTTTCAAGTCTGTAAAACACGGGGACAGTCCCTACACAGGGAGGGACCAGCTGGAAGGACGTCATGAGGCTGGGGCCTGCCCCACAGGGGGCCACTGATGGTCCTGGGTCCTGGCCCTGGAAAGCGGAGGGCTGCATGCAGCGGGGTCTACAGAGCTTCACGGGGTCCTATCTCCACCctcagaaggggaaactgaggctcagggaaggaaGCCACATGGCCAAGGGCACACCTGTGAGGAAGAGTGGAGTGCGGAGTGCAGTGCACAGGGTGCTGCAGGCCGGCCTGCTCCCAGGGTCAGACCAGGTCCTCGTCACCCGAGAGCACTGGCCACCTGGGCTAAGGGAGGGACGGGCAGGGGTCACCACACGGGGCACGGTCTTTCTGCCTTCACCCCCATACTGCAGAGGACAGGAGCAGACAGTCGTCCCACCCGCAGCCCATGGCCTGGGTCCTCGGAGGGCCAGCGTGGATGGCCTCaacaggcagagggaacagctcTGCTGCTCGGTGCCTGTGCTCAGTGCCCGATGCCATAAAGCCTGATTAATACACCAACATGCAGCCCAATTATGCAAATTAATTTGAAGCAATTCCCAGGCTGGCTGGGTGCCATCCTCCACAGGACTGCAGCTCCCTGGGTGAACGGGCCTCTGGCTCTGCCTTCCAGGAGCAGGTGGCATCCGGGACCCCTACCCTCCAGGACACGGTGAGGGTAGAAGGGGTGGCCCTCTAGGGGTCTCATCCATTTTCATGGGTCCCAAGCCTCCACACTGCTGTGGCTGGTTCCAGAGTGGCACCCCTTGGTGGCAGGGTTGGTTCCATGAGTGCACGCATCATTCAGTGCACATTGGGTGCTTACTGCATGCAGCGGGCACATGCTGTTGGCCAAGTCGGCGTGGCAGGCAATCTTGCTGAGCATCTGGATCACGGGAGGCAGATGGTAGTCAATAGCACACCTGCCAGGATTCATTGCAGATGGGGATCAATGGCAGGAAGTGCAAGTGCCAACTTCTCTAGGCATCAGTCTAGATTTAGGCTACCATAGGTTTCATGGTGAGGGGAGATTGGAAGGATGACCAAGGATTTCCATGTGCAGAAGGGGCAGCAGCATGTGCAGAGGCCCTGTGGTGGGTCTGTGGTGTGGTGAGGCAGCGGGTGCACTGCCGTCCATGCGGGAGTCGGGCACTTGGATCCAGCCTCGCCCACAGGCCAAGCTGTGAGCTCAGGGCACAGGGCACAAGGCTGTGTCTGCCCAGAGAGGATGCTGCTTTCTAATATTTACAAACTCTTCCCCCAGGCTGAAGCTGGTACCCTGTGTGACAGGCTGAGAGAAGGCCAGTGTGGCCAGTACACTAGGACGCAGGACAGTGGACACACGCTGTGGGTCTGTGGAGGTTGGCGGGGCCTAAGGGCTCACAGGAGAGAAGTGGCGGTGTCTTGGTCATTATGGAGGGTGGAGAAGACCCTCCAGATAATCCCAGGCTCATTCCTGGAGTCGGCTCCTCCCTCCTGGCCTGGAAGGGGCGGGGCTCCCCCAGGGCAGTGAGGATGATGAGGGAGGAGAGCAGCTGGGCCTCCTGGGAACCTGAGTGCCCTGAGAAGCCTCAGTAGCAGGAAAAGGCAGAGGGGCTTCAcacccagggggaggggaggccatgTGGCCTCAGAGGCAGAGACTGCAGTGCTTCAGGCACACTGTGCTTCAAGGACAGCTGGGCCACCTGAGGATGGGCCAGGAGGGAGGCGCCTCTCTGACCCTGGAGAGCCCCGCCCACCACTCCTTGAGTTCTCCAATCAGAGCAGCTGGTCTCGAGCTGGTGGCCCCAGAACTCCAGAGAGGACAGGTCTCTGGTtttagtgtgtgtgggggggtgtcctacagcagccacaggaaggaGCACAGTCCCAGCTGCACCCTGAGCACCTGCTGCACCCCCAGGGCTGGCCAGTGCAGGGGGCGGGGCTCAGGGTGATGGCCGGAGGCTTCAGCACACAGCTGGCCAGGAGAGTACCGGGCTGGGCCCTGTGGGATCCGGACAGGCAGGAGGGACTGCTAGACAGGGGTGTGTCAGAGACCTCAGCAGCAAGGGGATGGTGAGGACTCTGGGTGTCAGAAAGGAGCTGGGGACTAGTGCATGCAGCAGGCGCCCCCTGAATGCTGAGCAGTGGGGTAGGGTGCTGGCAATTCCCCACCCTGGGAGGATTCTGCACGTGGCATCCAGAAACTCGGGGACGCGGCAGTGTCTTCGCACACACAGGAGACCTTAATACCTTGCTGGGGCCAGtgtgctctgtgaccttggccaagGGCTTTACAGCATGCTGCCTCATTCCCTCAGGGACAATACCTAGTACCcagcactgggggtgggggacactcACTCATTACATGTCAAGTGCTTGAGACAGCGCCCAGCCCAGAGCGAGATTAGAAAGCAAGAGACCTTGACTCTTGAGCTTCTGGGGACCCCATGACGGAGCCTCCACAGGAGGTGGGCAGAACGCACTGTGCGCCTGGCAGCAGGAGGTTTTGCAAGATGCTGGTCAGGGGGACAGGACGTTTGTCCTCTGGACAGATCTACCACAGCTAGGAGGCCAGCTGCTCATGCAGAGGAGGCTGGACACATGATGGACACTTCAGACCCAAAGCCACCTGCAGCTCCCGGGAAGCCAGGGGGAAGCAACGTGTCACCACCCTGCTCTTCCTTGAAGTGCGTCTTGACTGCCACCCAGTGGGGACGATGGAGAGGGTGGAAAATTCACTCTTTCTTTTAGACATTATACTTCTTGCAAATGGAGGCTGGCTCTGATGGCCCTCCCCTGCCCATGTCACTCAGGGCAGAAGCCAGTGTTC
This window encodes:
- the LOC144255103 gene encoding potassium channel subfamily K member 18-like; this encodes MEAEGPPQARRCCPEAMGKLFPGLCFLCCLVTYALVGAALFSAIEGSPVLRPEDEEVFKAFLHKLCDILECNGTVAEGKAQHLRKHLQTMNPEWLHQPEDWTFLSALFFCCTVFSTVGYGHIYPVTKPGKYLCMLYALFGIPLMFLVLTDIGDILATVLSKSYSQFRKLPFFPRAPSEWCSGLCCRRKPIAKPGVASVPRIVISAEDPRGPKSSKCPSDPGSHAELLKSLFFPQEKENLLALAPRTMERSNSCPELALGRLSASILSNLDEVGCQVERLDVPLPVIALVVLAYISCAAAILPMWETNLNFESAFYFCFITLTTIGFGDTKLDHPTFFLFFSLYIIIGMEILCIAFKLMQNRLLHVYRDGLLCLATGRCCHLPRK